From Vicugna pacos chromosome 6, VicPac4, whole genome shotgun sequence, a single genomic window includes:
- the LOC102545567 gene encoding granzyme B: protein MQPLLLLLPLAFLLPPGTNAGEIIGGHEAKPHSRPYMAYLQDDRISCDGFLIREDFVLTAAHCWGSSINVTLGAHNIKKQEKTQQVIPVRKAIRHPDYNKRNYANDIMLLQLERKAKRTAAVRPLRLPRGRARVKPGQACDVAGWGQVVVAMDNFPDTLQEVKLIVQEDQKCESHLRNYYNKIIQLCVGDPKKKKASFKGDSGGPLVCDNVAQGIVSYGLNDGSTPQACTKVSSFLPWIKKTMKSLHLQEPDRLPWS from the exons ATGCAGccgctcctgctcctgctcccacTGGCCTTTTTACTGCCCCCCGGGACAAATGCAG GGGAGATCATCGGGGGCCATGAGGCCAAGCCCCACTCCCGCCCCTACATGGCGTATCTTCAGGATGACCGGATCAGCTGTGACGGGTTCCTGATACGAGAGGACTTCGTGCTGACCGCCGCTCACTGTTGGGGAAG CTCAATCAACGTCACCCTGGGGGCCCACAACATCAAGAAGCAGGAGAAGACCCAGCAGGTGATTCCAGTGAGAAAAGCCATCCGCCACCCAGACTATAATAAGAGGAACTACGCCAATGACATCATGTTACTGCAG CTGGAGAGAAAGGCCAAGCGGACGGCAGCTGTGAGGCCCCTCAGGCTGCCCAGGGGCCGGGCCCGGGTGAAGCCAGGACAGGCATGCGATGTGGCCggctgggggcaggtggtggTGGCGATGGACAATTTCCCAGACACACTGCAGGAGGTAAAGCTGATTGTGCAAGAGGATCAAAAGTGTGAATCCCACCTACGCAATTATTACAACAAGATCATCCAGCTGTGTGTGGGGgacccaaagaaaaagaaagcttccTTTAAG ggGGACTCCGGGGGCCCTCTCGTGTGTGACAATGTGGCCCAGGGCATTGTCTCCTATGGACTAAACGATGGGTCCACTCCACAAGCCTGCACCAAAGTCTCAAGTTTCCTGCCCTGGATAAAGAAAACCATGAAAAGTCTCCACCTGCAAGAACCGGACCGTCTTCCCTGGAGCTGA
- the LOC140697107 gene encoding mast cell protease 3-like, whose product MAFLQIQTSRNIIFCGGFLVREDFVLTAAHCWGSSINVTLGAHNIDEQEGTQQVIHVRRAIPHPDYDDENAANDIMLLQLTRKANLTTAVSPIRLPQGKEPVKPGMVCSVAGWGLLGVNKPVAAKLQEVELEVQTDEQCIHQYKHYDATTQICVGNRRYKENSFERDSRGPLLCNSVAQGIVSFGTKNGTPPSVYTRISSFLYWIKNTMRIYELQGPD is encoded by the exons ATGGCATTTCTTCAGATCCAGACTTCAAGGAACATTATATTCTGTGGCGGTTTTCTGGTGCGTGAGGACTTCGTGCTGACAGCAGCTCACTGCTGGGGCAG CTCAATCAACGTCACCCTGGGGGCCCACAACATCGATGAGCAGGAGGGGACCCAGCAGGTCATTCACGTGAGAAgagccatcccccacccagaTTATGATGATGAAAACGCGGCCAACGACATCATGTTACTGCAG CTGACGAGGAAGGCCAACCTGACCACCGCTGTGAGCCCCATCCGGCTGCCCCAGGGGAAGGAGCCGGTGAAGCCAGGCATGGTGTGCAGTGTGGCCGGATGGGGGCTTCTTGGCGTGAACAAACCTGTAGCAGCAAAACTGCAGGAGGTAGAGCTTGAAGTCCAAACAGACGAGCAATGCATCCATCAATACAAACATTACGATGCCACCACCCAGATATGTGTAGGGAACCGAAGATACAAGGAGAATTCTTTTGAG AGAGACTCTAGAGGCCCCTTGCTGTGTAACAGCGTGGCCCAGGGCATTGTCTCCTTTGGAACCAAGAATGGTACACCTCCAAGTGTCTATACCAGAATCTCGAGCTTTCTGTACTGGATAAAAAACACAATGAGAATCTATGAACTTCAGGGACCAGACTGA